AATAAATACTCACCCCAAATGCATTTATTAATACAGGAGGAAGGGGTGCAAATTTAGGATTTTTCACTTTATAAGTTAAATAGGCAGCAATTAAAGTACAAAAACTCCCTCCTATTATATCTACCATTCCTAACCCCCCGTAAGCATTTGCTAAAATACAACCTAAAAATAATCCAAGAATTGCTGATTGGTCTAAAAAGGGAAGAACTACTAAAGCTTCAGCAATTCGAACCTGAATAGGGCCGTAACTTATGGGAGCAAATATAATATTAAGCACCACGTAAATCGCTGCAACCATGGCAACACGTATTAGAAAGTTTAGCTTAAGCATATGGAAATATCCCAATAGTAAACGTAATAATTTTTGAAATTATAACATAGTTTATTTTATATTAAAAGAGGTATACTAAGACTCCTATCAAGTATTCAGTGAAATACTATTCTAATTTTAATAATATTTTATGGTATAATATAAAAGATTCGACTATCGCTTATGGTGTGAATAAAAACAAAAAAAAATATAATGGCTTATTATACAAGCCCCATAAAGAGCTTGATAAATCTATCTTCTGATTAAAAAAAATCATCTTTATTGTTTTTTCCATTCTGGACAGTGTACTAAAACGAGAGATAAATCAACCTACTACGCGGTACACAATTTACAACTTAAAAAGGGAGTTTTAGCTTGTCACAAAAAAATAAAGCAAAAATATTTTACAATATTTCCTTATCCCAAAAAATATTTCTGGTAATTATAGTCTTTTCCTTGACCTTTTCTATTACTTTTATCGGACTCTCCACTATTAATAATCAGAAAATATCTGAAATGGTTCAAGAAAACAAATTCTTAGATGCTATAAATAGCAAAGTTTATGATATTAATGGCGAAATCATCACCGAATTTTATCAGGAAAATAGAAATCCGGTTCCACTTTCCAAAATTCCTTCAAATTTAACTAATGCTACCATTGCTATTGAGGATTCGGATTTTTATAAACACAAAGGTATTAATATCCGTAGAATTCTAATTGCTCAATTGGAAAATTTTAAAGATCTGATTTTCTTATCTAGTAAAGATAACAAACCTCAAGGAGGCAGCACAATAACCCAACAATTAGCTATAAATACTTTTCTTACTCGAGAGATTAGTTTAAATAGAAAATTAAAAGACATTTTGTTAGCCTTACAAATAGAACGATCTTTCACTAAAGATGAAATTTTAGAAATGTACCTAAATGAAATATACTTTGGTCATGGGGCTTATGGAGTTCAATCTGCTGCTAAAATGTATTTTAATAAGAATGTACAGGATTTAGATCTTGCAGAGTGTGCATTACTTGCAGGAATCCCACGTGGTCCTTCCTATTATTCGCCCATTCTTAATCAAGAAGTATCCTTAAGAAGAAGAAATATCATATTAGACAGAATGTTTAAATTAAAATATATATCTAAAGATGAAATGGAAAAAGCCAAACAAAGCCCCCTGGAACTTGATTATAATAATAAAAGAGATACCTTTACAGCTCCCTATTTTTCTACTTTTATTCTTTCTCAGCTATTAGAAGAATATGGAGCAAATATAGTATATAAAGGTGGACTAAAAATTTATACCACCTTAGATTTAGAAATGCAATATTGTGCTGAAAAAGCATTACAAGAATCTGGACGTGAAGGAGCAATAATAGCCATTGAACCTCAGACAGGTTATATTAAGGCAATGGTAGGAGGAAAAGATTTCGGAGAAAGTAAATTTAATAGAGCTACTCAAGCTTACCGCCAACCCGGCTCAGCCTTTAAACCATTTGTCTACCTCACTGCTTTGGATAATGGATTTACTCCCAGTAATATTGTAGAAGATTCTCCGATTACTTTTGAAAATGGATGGTCTCCTGAAAATTACGAAAAAGAATTTAGAGGTCCTGT
The genomic region above belongs to Candidatus Atribacteria bacterium and contains:
- a CDS encoding QueT transporter family protein, whose protein sequence is MLKLNFLIRVAMVAAIYVVLNIIFAPISYGPIQVRIAEALVVLPFLDQSAILGLFLGCILANAYGGLGMVDIIGGSFCTLIAAYLTYKVKNPKFAPLPPVLINAFGVSIY
- a CDS encoding penicillin-binding protein 1A; the protein is MSQKNKAKIFYNISLSQKIFLVIIVFSLTFSITFIGLSTINNQKISEMVQENKFLDAINSKVYDINGEIITEFYQENRNPVPLSKIPSNLTNATIAIEDSDFYKHKGINIRRILIAQLENFKDLIFLSSKDNKPQGGSTITQQLAINTFLTREISLNRKLKDILLALQIERSFTKDEILEMYLNEIYFGHGAYGVQSAAKMYFNKNVQDLDLAECALLAGIPRGPSYYSPILNQEVSLRRRNIILDRMFKLKYISKDEMEKAKQSPLELDYNNKRDTFTAPYFSTFILSQLLEEYGANIVYKGGLKIYTTLDLEMQYCAEKALQESGREGAIIAIEPQTGYIKAMVGGKDFGESKFNRATQAYRQPGSAFKPFVYLTALDNGFTPSNIVEDSPITFENGWSPENYEKEFRGPVTLREAFEQSINVVGVKLLEQVGIKKVINYSHKAGITSELRSDLSLALGTSEITPLEIASAYATIANLGVKIDPISIIRIEDSKNNIIEENIIQKKTVFKEETCYVLINLMMGVIERGTGFNAKINRPAAGKTGTTNEFIDAWFIGFTPDLVSAVYIGNDDRKPLGNRMTGGVVAAPIWTAFMKNALKNDEKKDFLQPDKIIKTSVCKESGLLPTNSCPEILTVTFIKGSEPTSSCTVHQKYFEMPKTEEYPEIKKPYYEEIEEIKEKYEEKPTETEEKTEEKEETLQSLIEKLRKKHPK